DNA from Lentilitoribacter sp. Alg239-R112:
AGAAATGGCTAACTCTGTACGCGAGACGATCAACTCCATTCTCGTTCCACAAGGCGAAACTATCACCTCACTTCAACTCCAAAATCGGTATCTCGAAGATGTTTACTAATCACAATATCAACCATACGGAAATGATGAACATGAGTAAAACCATGCAAAGGTTTGAGGTCGACGGATCAACAATGGGAACACGTTTTTCCGCGATATTTGTTGCACCTGAAAACACCGATGTAGAAAAGATTATAAGTGCACTTCAATATGCTGTTGACCGCGTCGACAATCAAATGTCTACATGGAAGCCTAACTCAGATTTGATGCGAGTTAATCGCACGCCTATAAATACTTGGGTCGATATTCCACGGGAGCTTGCAGTAGTTCTAAACGAGGCACTTTATATCGGAAAACTGACCAAGGGTGCATTTAATATTGGCGTTGGAAAACTCGTTGATGACTGGGGCTTTGGGCCTAATCAAAAGGTAAATAGCGACCTCGTAAAGAACATTTTCGAGATATTGCCAGCGCACGAAATTCTAGAACTTGACTTGGATCAGTTCAAACTACGGAAACATGCACCAATTGATATAGACCTCTGCGGCATTGCTAAGGGTTTCGGTGTTGATGAAATGGCGCGAGTGCTACTTGAGTTTAATATCGAAAACTTCCTCGTATCTATTGATGGGGAACTAAAAGCAAGCGGCTTAACTCTTAATAACGAACCATGGTCAATTGGGATTGAGAAACCAGATTATAATCTGCGCGACACAGCACTTACGATAGAAGTAACGAACATAGCGCTCGCAACCTCGGGCAATTACCGGCATTTCAAACATGTAGGTGAAACCACTATCTCGCACAGCATAGATACAAAAAAAGGTAGGCCGGTACAAAACAATATAGCATCGGTTACCGTTGCGCTCGACCACGGCATCTCAGCAGACGCATGGGCGACAGCATTTCTTGTCATAGGTAGGGAAAAAGCTATCAAACTAGCCAATGAATTGCAGATTGACATTCTTATTTCTGAGAAAACAGATAATGTGATATCTTCATTTGCAACAGGTAAATTTCAAAGTCTAATTGATAATGTATCATGACGAATTCATTTTCTTGTAAACTTCCGCACTGGGTCAGCTTTTGATCACCCCGATTTGATTACTTATGTCTGCTATTCCTTTCATAAACCTGAAAACGGCCATTTGATTCCATCATTATATTTCCTTCATTTAAAACCAGGAGGAAAAATGATGGAAAATATCCAAATGAACCTAAATCTGTCTCGGCATATTCCATGGAATAGAGGAAAACTACTTGGCCAGAAGCCACCACTTCAACCAAAGCATATTTGGTCTATACGGACACAATTACAGCTTACTGGAAAAGTTCGGGATCTTGCCCTATTTAATCTCGCGATAGATAGCAAGCTTCGAGGTTGTGATGTGGTATCGATACTGGTCGAAGATGTAGCACCGCATGGATATGCAATTGATCGGGCGGCTGTTCGGCAGCAAAAAACAGGGCGACCTGTCAAATTTGAAATAACCGAACAAACAAGAACTGCACTTGATGTCTATATTTCCAAATTTAGCCTCAAAGAAGAACGATATCTCTTCAAAGGAAGACACGATCACCTAACAACAAGGCAATATGCTCGCCTCGTTGGCGATTGGGTGGAATTGGTTGGTTTGGATCGGAAAAGATTTGGTACCCATTCACTCAGAAGGACCAAAGCCGCGTTGATTTACAAAAAGACAGGAAACCTGAGAGCAGTCCAGCTTTTACTGGGACACACCAAAATCGAGAGTACCGTCAGGTATCTTGGTGTTGAGGTCGATGATGCACTGGAAATAGCAGAAAAGATTGAAGTCTGAACACAGAGGTGGAGCGGAAACGTTTCACCTCAACTGGTTTTCAATAAGATGTGCCAATTACAGACGTAATTAAGTTTATTCGAAAGTTTTTCTGGCGCTGGTAATAAAAGAGCGAACGGAAACAGAGTTTTCATTCTTGCGGCATGCAAGCAATATTGAAGCAGTCAATGGCGGATCAATGTCAATCGGGCGATAGCGAATATCTTCTGAATGTGCACTACAAAGTGATGCAGGAACGAAGCTTATTCCCATGCCGGTCGCAACTAGATTGAGCGCGGCGCCTACACGCGGGGCTTCCTGGATAATATTGGGTGAGGAATCGCTTTTATTAAGTGCTGAAATAACACTATCGTAAATCCCGGGACCTGCAGAACGTCGATAAAGGATCAGCGGGTGTTCGCCAAGTTGCGTTGCAGAAATTGTATCAAATACTAACAGTGGATGGCCAACAGGCATTGCTAACATGATTTCTTCGTCGGCTAGTTTATAAGTTTTAATATTATCGATATGGGAGATATTGGTTCTAATAAAAGCCGCGTCGAGTTTTTGTTCTGCAATATCGTGGACAAGTTCAGCAGACCCATCCTCCACAAGGTTCAACTCAATCCCGTTATTGTTTTCTCGGAAGTTCTGGATTGATAATTTGGTTGATGGGTGAAAGATCACAGAGCTGGTAAATCCGATTGTGACCGAACCCTGCTCGCCACGCTCGATGCGTTGTGTTTTAGAAACTGCGCGATCCAAATCATCAAGTAGCCTTTTTGTGTCTGAGTAAAAAGACTTGCCAGCTTCTGTCAAATCCACACCGCGTGGCAATCGACGAAAAAGTTGAACCCCAAGCTCTTGTTCGAGCGCCTTAATTTGCAAACTAAGAGGCGGTTGCTGCATATTGAGCTTTTCCGCAGCCCGGGTGATATGCTCTTCCTCAGCGACGGTTTTGAAATATCTTAGATGACGAAGTTCCATAAAGCATATCCAAAATATATGAATTTTACGTATTTCATATAATATCTATAATGAAAAATTTGTCTATGATCTGCCTTATAATCCTATCAAAAGGAGCTGAATATGCAGAGCAATACAACAACACCTGAAGAGTGTCTTGAACTTGCCAAGGCCGAGCTGAATGTGGCGCGAAAGATCTTGGCAAAAGAAATTAGTTCGTATCCAACGCCGATCGCTGTTTGTGATTGCCAGTTCAACTACCTTTTGGGGCAACGTCAGAAAATCGCATCGGCTCTTGCAGTTCTCGATGCTGAAACAACGGAACTCATTCAAAAAGGTCACTGAGACATAATGAAAATTGCTATTCTAGATGATTGGTTCGATACGCTTAAAAAGCTACCATCGTTTGAAAAACTAAACGAACATCACGTGACTGTTTTTAATGATCACGTCAAAGACATCAATATCTTAGCTGAACGCCTCGCAGACATTGATGCGCTTGTTCTTTTTCGTGAGCGTACGCAAATTGCAGCGCAATTATTAGACAAGTTGCCGAATTTAAAATTAATTAGCCAGCGTAGTGTTTATCCTCATGTTGATGTGGATGCGTGCACAAAAAACAACGTGCTTTTATGTTCAAATATGCATGCAGGGACGCCTTCATTTGCAACCGTTGAACATGTTTGGGCACTCATCCTTGCAAGCTACCGGCAGATACCTCAACAAGTCGCTTCTCTTAAAAACGGAGAATGGCAAATGGGGGTGGGCCGAACTCTTCAAGGTCGAACACTTGGGCTTTATGGCTATGGGCGGATCGCAAAAGGGGTTGAGCATATCGCACAAGCCTTTGGCATGAACGTGATCTGGTGGGGATCACAAAACGGTCAGCAACGCCTTAAAGATGATGGGAAAAACATCGCTTCATCGCGGGAAGATTTTTTCGCAAGACCAGACATAATTTCCGTTCATGTGCGCATGAAGCCAGAGACCAAAGGCATCATAACAGCTGATGATTTTTCAAGTATGCGCGATGATGCGGTGTTTATAAATACCTCGCGCGCGGGGTTAATCGAGCCAAACGCGCTGCTTGAAGCTCTTAGTAAAGGTCATCCTGGGACAGCTGCAATTGATGTGCTTGATAAGGAACCAATTACTTGGAAAGATGATCCGTTGGCCTCACATCCAAGTGTGATCGCAACGCCGCATATTGGATTTGTAACCGAAGATGAATACGAGCTGCAGTTTAGCGATATTTATGATCAGATTGTTGCTTATGCCAAAGGTGCTCCGATTAATATGATCAATCCTGAGGTATATCAAAATGACTAAAAACCCAGACATCATAGCAGACGTTATTGTTGTTGGTTCAGGAAATGCGGCTCTTTGCGCCGGGATTGCAGCCATAGAAAAAGGTGCGGATGTTTTAATCATCGAAAAGGCGAATGAGGAGCTTGCGGGTGGAAATTCGAAATATACCGCGGGCGCGATGCGCTTTGTTTATAATTCAAATCAAGACCTCTTGCCATTATTGAAATCTCCTGAAGATACGCGCCTGTCAAACACTGATTTTGGCTCATATACAGCTGACAAATTTCGTAACGACCTGCTTGGGTTTAATGATGGCCGCGCATTATCGGTTGAGCAAAATATCCTAATTGATCACTCATATGAAACCATGCTTTGGCTTGCGGAAAATGGCATTAAGTTTGAACCTATTTATGAGCGTCAATCATTTGAAAAAGACGGACGCTTTGTCTTTTGGGGCGGGTTAACGCTCGCAGCCGATGGTGAAGGTGTTGGTCTTGTCGACGCTGAACTTGAAGTGTTCAAAAACAAAGGTGGTCGCATTCGACATAATTGCTCGGGTGTGGAACTCATCATACAAAATAACACTGTAATTGGCATCAGAGTGGAAGATGAAAATGGTGTTCAAGACGAGTTATTTGCAAGTGCAATTATTCTTGGCTCTGGCGGTTTTGAAGCAAACTCAGAACTTCGCAAGAAATATATCGGTTCAGATTGGGATAAGGCGAAGGTTCGCGGCACCCCGCATAATACCGGCCAGGGGCTTAAAATGGCGCTTGAATTGGGCGCATCGGAATATGGGTTTTATAAGGGCTGCCACGCAACCCCGATGGATTTACATATGAAAAACTATGGAAATCTGGACATCCCGCATTTTGAGCGAAAAAACTATCGTAAGATCTGCTATTTCCTTGGC
Protein-coding regions in this window:
- a CDS encoding FAD:protein FMN transferase; this translates as MSKTMQRFEVDGSTMGTRFSAIFVAPENTDVEKIISALQYAVDRVDNQMSTWKPNSDLMRVNRTPINTWVDIPRELAVVLNEALYIGKLTKGAFNIGVGKLVDDWGFGPNQKVNSDLVKNIFEILPAHEILELDLDQFKLRKHAPIDIDLCGIAKGFGVDEMARVLLEFNIENFLVSIDGELKASGLTLNNEPWSIGIEKPDYNLRDTALTIEVTNIALATSGNYRHFKHVGETTISHSIDTKKGRPVQNNIASVTVALDHGISADAWATAFLVIGREKAIKLANELQIDILISEKTDNVISSFATGKFQSLIDNVS
- a CDS encoding D-2-hydroxyacid dehydrogenase family protein encodes the protein MKIAILDDWFDTLKKLPSFEKLNEHHVTVFNDHVKDINILAERLADIDALVLFRERTQIAAQLLDKLPNLKLISQRSVYPHVDVDACTKNNVLLCSNMHAGTPSFATVEHVWALILASYRQIPQQVASLKNGEWQMGVGRTLQGRTLGLYGYGRIAKGVEHIAQAFGMNVIWWGSQNGQQRLKDDGKNIASSREDFFARPDIISVHVRMKPETKGIITADDFSSMRDDAVFINTSRAGLIEPNALLEALSKGHPGTAAIDVLDKEPITWKDDPLASHPSVIATPHIGFVTEDEYELQFSDIYDQIVAYAKGAPINMINPEVYQND
- a CDS encoding tyrosine-type recombinase/integrase — protein: MMENIQMNLNLSRHIPWNRGKLLGQKPPLQPKHIWSIRTQLQLTGKVRDLALFNLAIDSKLRGCDVVSILVEDVAPHGYAIDRAAVRQQKTGRPVKFEITEQTRTALDVYISKFSLKEERYLFKGRHDHLTTRQYARLVGDWVELVGLDRKRFGTHSLRRTKAALIYKKTGNLRAVQLLLGHTKIESTVRYLGVEVDDALEIAEKIEV
- the tcuA gene encoding FAD-dependent tricarballylate dehydrogenase TcuA, translating into MTKNPDIIADVIVVGSGNAALCAGIAAIEKGADVLIIEKANEELAGGNSKYTAGAMRFVYNSNQDLLPLLKSPEDTRLSNTDFGSYTADKFRNDLLGFNDGRALSVEQNILIDHSYETMLWLAENGIKFEPIYERQSFEKDGRFVFWGGLTLAADGEGVGLVDAELEVFKNKGGRIRHNCSGVELIIQNNTVIGIRVEDENGVQDELFASAIILGSGGFEANSELRKKYIGSDWDKAKVRGTPHNTGQGLKMALELGASEYGFYKGCHATPMDLHMKNYGNLDIPHFERKNYRKICYFLGIMLNANGERFVDEGIDFRNYTYAQFGRAIIEQPGHFAWQIFDAKVDDLLYGEYTFHDAHFVEADTLDELVDKLDGIEDKNAARNTIDKFNNAVDQNTSFDPTIKDGKCTHGLELAKSNWAQVFDKPPFKAYPVTCGITFTYGGLKVNENGNVLTENGEIIDGLYACGELVGGVFFNGYPGGAGLTSGAVFGRRAGYGAAKSI
- a CDS encoding LysR family transcriptional regulator is translated as MELRHLRYFKTVAEEEHITRAAEKLNMQQPPLSLQIKALEQELGVQLFRRLPRGVDLTEAGKSFYSDTKRLLDDLDRAVSKTQRIERGEQGSVTIGFTSSVIFHPSTKLSIQNFRENNNGIELNLVEDGSAELVHDIAEQKLDAAFIRTNISHIDNIKTYKLADEEIMLAMPVGHPLLVFDTISATQLGEHPLILYRRSAGPGIYDSVISALNKSDSSPNIIQEAPRVGAALNLVATGMGISFVPASLCSAHSEDIRYRPIDIDPPLTASILLACRKNENSVSVRSFITSARKTFE